The Dasypus novemcinctus isolate mDasNov1 chromosome 20, mDasNov1.1.hap2, whole genome shotgun sequence genome includes a region encoding these proteins:
- the ANKRD16 gene encoding ankyrin repeat domain-containing protein 16, with product MATPGGRPETAAAARGREPGPKRLCRLVQEGRLGALRDELRRVGGPAAGAGCPGPAGDTLLHCAARHGHRDVLAYLAEAWGMDIEAANRDYKRPLHEAASMGHRDCVRYLLGRGAAVDCLKKADWTPLMMACTRKNLEVIQDLVEHGANPLLKNKDGWNSFHIASREGDPRILQYLLTVSPAAWKTESKIRRTPLHTAAMHGCLEAVKMLLNRCQYEPDCRDKCGVTPFMDAVQCGHISVARLLLEAQKASSSAEDALGTQAVHRAAVTGQNEAVRFLVSDLGIDVDVRTSACLTALHYAAKEGHTSTVQTLLSLGADINSKDERNRSALHLACAGQHLACVKFLLHAGLKDSPDITGTLAQQLTKRADILQCFGQTGTT from the exons ATGGCCACGCCCGGGGGTCGCCCGGAGACCGCAGCTGCCGCGCGCGGGCGGGAGCCGGGGCCGAAGCGGCTGTGCCGGCTGGTGCAGGAGGGTCGGCTGGGCGCGCTGCGGGACGAGCTGCGGAGGGTGGGAGGCCCGGCTGCGGGGGCCGGCTGCCCGGGGCCCGCCGGCGACACCCTGCTGCACTGCGCCGCCCGCCACGGGCACCGGGACGTCCTGGCCTACCTGGCCGAGGCCTGGGGGATGGACATCGAGGCCGCCAACCGAGACTACAAGCGGCCTCTGCACGAGGCTGCCTCCATGGGCCACCGGGACTGCGTGCGCTACCTGCTGGGCCGAGGAGCCGCCGTCGACTGCCTGAAGAAGGCCGACTG GACCCCGCTGATGATGGCTTGCACAAGGAAGAATCTCGAGGTGATCCAGGACCTCGTGGAGCACGGCGCCAATCCACTCCTGAAGAACAAAGATGGCTGGAACAGTTTCCACATTGCCAGCCGAGAAGGTGATCCTCGGATCCTCCAGTACTTGCTCACTGTTTCCCCGGCAGCCTGGAAGACAGAGAGCAAAATTAGAAGGACTCCTCTGCACACTGCAG CAATGCATGGATGTTTAGAGGCAGTAAAGATGCTTCTTAAcag GTGCCAGTATGAACCAGACTGCAGAGACAAGTGCGGCGTGACCCCCTTCATGGACGCCGTGCAGTGTGGCCACATCAGCGTCGCCAGGCTGCTCCTGGAAGCACAGAAG GCTTCCTCTTCAGCCGAGGATGCGCTGGGGACCCAGGCAGTGCACAGAGCGGCAGTCACTGGGCAGAACGAGGCCGTCCGGTTCTTGGTCTCCGATCTCGGCATAGATGTGGATGTGAGGACGTCAGCCTGCCTGACGGCTCTCCACTACGCAGCCAAG GAAGGGCATACAAGTACAGTTCAGACTCTTTTATCCTTGGGTGCTGACATCAACTCTAAAGATGAAAGAAATCGATCAG CCCTGCACCTGGCCTGCGCAGGTCAGCACTTGGCTTGCGTCAAGTTTCTCCTGCACGCTGGACTGAAGGATTCTCCAGATATCACAGGCACCTTGGCTCAGCAGCTCACAAAGAGAGCCGACATCCTTCAGTGCTTTGGCCAAACAGGAACGACGTAA